The sequence below is a genomic window from Thalassoroseus pseudoceratinae.
TATTTTGCTGGTGGAATCGACCCACAACTTACGTCGTCACGATGCCCCGCTCCGGGCAGCCGATCAACTGATGATTCGCGTGGCCAACACTTTGCCGATCGACCCGCGAGACGGCGAAATCATCCAGGGCTTCAAACAGATCGACGGTGTTTTCGTCGTTCAAACCGATGGGAGCATCGATTTCGGTCCGGAGTATGGGAAAGTTCGCGTGGCCGGTTTGGCCATCGACGAAGCTCAGGCGGAAATCGAGCGGCACCTTCGCAACAACAGTAACCTGGCCCATCCGCAATTGATCGTCTCGTTGATGCAGCCGGACGGCAAACAGCTCATCTCCGGCGAACACCTCGTTCGTCCGGACGGCATGCTTTCGCTTGGCGTGTATGGCGAAGTTTATGTGGCCGGGATGACGTTGGCGGAAGTCAAAATGCAGATTGAACGGCATTTGTCGCGATACTTGCATCACCCGGAAGTCAGTGTCGACGTGCTCGCGTACAACAGCAAGTTTTATTACGTGGTGACGGATGGTGGAGGAGCCGGTGAACGGGTCCACCGTTTCGTTTGCACGGGCAACGAAACCGTTCTGGACGCGATTTCGCAGATC
It includes:
- a CDS encoding polysaccharide biosynthesis/export family protein; its protein translation is MRSPSQTLRSSICIRLVEYFGILLLLPGCAAPLVTTNYQEVCPPDAIESESYVGHSEFGVCEAPRELNKVSLPRYTVEPPDILLVESTHNLRRHDAPLRAADQLMIRVANTLPIDPRDGEIIQGFKQIDGVFVVQTDGSIDFGPEYGKVRVAGLAIDEAQAEIERHLRNNSNLAHPQLIVSLMQPDGKQLISGEHLVRPDGMLSLGVYGEVYVAGMTLAEVKMQIERHLSRYLHHPEVSVDVLAYNSKFYYVVTDGGGAGERVHRFVCTGNETVLDAISQINGLPIVSSKKDIWIARPTPAGGGFDQVLPVDWDAIVRGGQTDTNYQLLPGDRIYVKADHLVKFDTFVAKLTAPVERVLGFALLGNGSVRAIQFGHRFNGGTGGGF